From a region of the Candidatus Jettenia caeni genome:
- a CDS encoding putative glycoside hydrolase, with translation MPRDIPVGNGSLLVTFDADYTIRDLYYPHVGKENHAMGNPSRFGVWTREGFSWVNARDWRLALGYVKETLVTSVRAFQEKLGLQLVCNDVVDFEKNIYMRKVTVRNLRDERREVRLFFHQDLSVMENEVGDTVFYDAKLNCLIHYKGSRYFLINCSAGDVWGVREHAIGIKRHHGAEGTWRDAEDGILGGNPIAQGSVDSTIGVSLEIPPHKESVAYYWIAVGNTYHEVDGLNDILLSEKPQKIIDRTASYWHHWVNKEEFNFGNLPQDIVDLFKRSLLVVATQIDNGGAIIAANDSDIRQYAKDTYSYMWPRDGALVTYAMLKAGYTTLCRKFFDFCAHVITPYNFCASVLIENGFLLHKYNPDGSFGSSWHPWVKGEEIHVPIQEDETALVLWVIWQYYDMYRKIDVIRPLYHSLIEKAADFLVSYRDEQTGLPLPSYDLWEERRGILSFTAATVYGGLMAAANLSDIFYHTGKSTIYRQTAAQIKTAIDQHLYSEQHKRFLRMIYPKKEGGYEIDATIDASLYGMFAFGVYDPDDSKVQNTMKAIEETLWVKTKIGGIARYEQDSYQRVASDSGIPGNPWIICTMWMAQYYIAAAKSIEELEKVTNYLRWAVSRALPSGVLAEQINPFTGAPVSVSPLTWSHATVVQTVMDYLEKLQELHTCEQCGRSIFRRDRTGRQQIKKYSRTHSAIVPDQKDIHYLDQANIKKENESLAVSVDQRQCVGCGICVLNSQGAMDIIDDKAKIIAEKATTWDVKPDFEKCCPLGAITVKKES, from the coding sequence GTGCCCCGAGATATCCCTGTCGGTAATGGTTCATTGCTGGTTACCTTTGATGCAGATTACACCATTCGCGATCTCTATTACCCGCATGTAGGAAAGGAGAATCACGCCATGGGAAACCCAAGCCGATTTGGTGTATGGACCCGGGAAGGATTTTCATGGGTAAATGCACGTGACTGGAGACTCGCATTGGGATATGTAAAAGAAACCCTGGTAACTTCTGTGCGGGCTTTTCAGGAAAAGTTAGGTCTTCAATTAGTTTGTAATGATGTTGTGGATTTTGAAAAGAATATCTATATGCGTAAGGTAACGGTGAGAAATCTGAGAGATGAGAGAAGAGAGGTCCGTCTGTTTTTTCATCAAGACCTGAGCGTCATGGAGAACGAGGTCGGTGACACCGTATTTTATGATGCGAAACTCAATTGTCTCATCCATTATAAGGGTTCCCGATACTTCTTAATAAACTGTTCTGCAGGAGATGTTTGGGGCGTTCGCGAACATGCCATTGGAATTAAGAGACATCATGGGGCAGAAGGGACATGGAGAGACGCAGAAGATGGAATCCTGGGTGGAAATCCTATCGCACAAGGCTCTGTAGACTCGACTATCGGCGTTTCTCTGGAAATTCCTCCTCACAAGGAGTCTGTTGCGTACTATTGGATTGCTGTTGGCAATACGTATCATGAGGTGGATGGCCTGAATGATATTCTTTTGAGTGAAAAACCCCAAAAAATCATCGATAGAACAGCAAGCTACTGGCATCACTGGGTGAATAAAGAGGAATTTAATTTTGGAAACTTACCACAGGATATTGTAGACCTCTTCAAGAGAAGTTTGCTTGTTGTGGCAACGCAGATCGATAACGGGGGCGCTATTATTGCTGCAAATGACTCTGATATCAGACAGTACGCAAAAGATACCTATAGTTACATGTGGCCCCGTGATGGCGCATTGGTAACCTATGCAATGCTGAAGGCAGGATATACGACGCTGTGCCGGAAGTTTTTTGATTTTTGCGCTCACGTAATTACCCCTTACAATTTCTGTGCAAGTGTTTTGATTGAAAATGGATTTTTATTGCATAAATACAATCCCGACGGTTCCTTTGGCAGTTCCTGGCATCCATGGGTAAAAGGGGAAGAAATTCACGTCCCAATCCAGGAAGATGAAACAGCATTGGTTCTCTGGGTAATCTGGCAATATTATGATATGTACCGGAAGATTGACGTAATCCGCCCTCTATATCACTCATTGATCGAAAAGGCGGCAGATTTTCTGGTAAGTTACCGGGATGAACAAACAGGATTGCCTCTTCCTTCCTATGATTTATGGGAAGAGAGACGCGGTATATTATCATTTACTGCTGCTACGGTATATGGTGGCTTGATGGCTGCAGCCAACCTTTCTGATATATTTTATCATACCGGAAAGTCTACAATATACCGCCAGACAGCGGCACAAATTAAAACAGCAATAGATCAACATCTCTATAGCGAGCAACATAAAAGATTTTTACGAATGATTTATCCTAAAAAAGAAGGTGGATATGAAATCGATGCAACCATTGACGCCAGTTTGTATGGGATGTTCGCCTTTGGAGTCTATGATCCGGATGATAGCAAGGTACAAAATACCATGAAAGCAATCGAAGAGACCTTATGGGTGAAGACGAAAATAGGAGGAATTGCCCGATATGAACAAGATTCCTATCAGCGTGTTGCTAGCGACAGTGGAATTCCGGGAAACCCGTGGATAATCTGCACCATGTGGATGGCACAGTACTATATAGCTGCAGCAAAATCTATAGAAGAGCTTGAAAAGGTAACAAACTACTTACGCTGGGCAGTATCTCGCGCTTTGCCTTCCGGTGTGCTGGCAGAGCAAATAAATCCATTTACCGGCGCACCCGTCTCGGTTTCTCCTCTGACGTGGAGTCATGCCACGGTGGTTCAAACCGTGATGGACTATCTGGAAAAATTACAGGAACTGCATACCTGCGAACAATGCGGGCGATCAATATTCCGCCGTGACAGAACAGGCCGGCAGCAGATAAAGAAATATTCCCGGACGCACTCCGCTATCGTTCCTGATCAAAAAGATATCCACTACCTTGATCAGGCAAATATAAAAAAAGAGAATGAATCCCTTGCTGTGAGTGTGGACCAAAGGCAATGCGTAGGATGTGGAATTTGTGTTCTGAACTCTCAGGGCGCTATGGATATCATTGATGATAAGGCAAAGATTATTGCTGAAAAAGCAACGACATGGGATGTTAAACCAGATTTTGAAAAATGTTGCCCTTTAGGAGCAATTACCGTAAAAAAAGAATCATGA
- a CDS encoding putative universal stress protein, with the protein MIQIKNILCPIDYSIYSEKALSYAIEFAEKYGAKLYLIHVFDIRVYDMNEPELYSVDVFDKATFDKLKEQLLKCVKEDTKGKIAIEAIVVQGVPFMEIIKASREYMIDLIVLGTHGRTGLSHAIMGSVAEKVVRKAPCPVLTIRHPEHDFVMP; encoded by the coding sequence ATGATACAGATAAAAAATATCCTTTGTCCGATAGATTACTCAATCTATTCAGAAAAAGCGCTCAGTTATGCTATTGAATTTGCAGAAAAATACGGGGCAAAGCTTTACCTGATACATGTGTTCGATATCCGTGTCTATGATATGAATGAACCGGAATTATATAGCGTTGATGTTTTCGATAAAGCTACCTTTGATAAGCTAAAGGAGCAATTGCTCAAGTGCGTAAAAGAGGATACAAAGGGTAAGATAGCAATTGAGGCTATTGTTGTACAGGGAGTCCCGTTTATGGAGATTATTAAAGCATCAAGGGAATATATGATTGACCTGATCGTGCTTGGTACGCATGGCAGGACAGGCTTGTCTCATGCAATTATGGGTAGCGTGGCAGAAAAAGTGGTACGCAAAGCCCCATGTCCGGTGCTTACTATCAGACATCCTGAACATGATTTTGTTATGCCGTAA
- a CDS encoding two-component response regulator — MSDKNVMVVEDNEKNRKLMRVILKAKGYNVIEATTGEEALSILKNQKPDIILMDIQLPGIDGITLVKQIKADITTKDIPIVAVTAYAMKGDEKKILSCGCDAYISKPINTQELPLTVEKYIKKS; from the coding sequence ATGTCCGATAAAAATGTAATGGTTGTTGAAGATAACGAAAAAAACAGAAAACTGATGCGGGTAATACTCAAAGCAAAAGGATATAATGTGATCGAAGCAACTACAGGTGAAGAAGCATTGAGTATATTAAAAAATCAAAAGCCGGATATCATTCTCATGGATATCCAACTTCCGGGAATCGATGGTATTACCCTTGTGAAACAAATCAAAGCAGATATAACCACAAAAGATATCCCGATTGTTGCCGTAACTGCTTATGCTATGAAGGGAGATGAGAAAAAAATCTTAAGCTGTGGCTGCGATGCTTATATTAGTAAACCCATCAATACACAAGAATTGCCGCTCACGGTTGAAAAATATATAAAAAAGAGCTGA
- a CDS encoding ATP-dependent protease La — MEKATFSFYKRGDITLPETLTIIPLKGDVLFPHLVLPLSLTGEELVKIVNESLSKNELIGFITLRYHGNAPKPNDLYDMGTAAKVVRVLESGPDSVTTLIEGIVRIKVIEYIQTEPYYRARVEEIREFTERSETVDVLMQSIKTLFKLSTMLGKTLPKDIISKIDDIYNPSVLADLVAIYLELPVDEKQKLLEITDPQKRLRIVFHYLNKEIHLKGVRGKIDEEVAKEMSKIEREYFLREQLKAIQKELGQEDPRREEINKFEEKIKEAKMPGEVEEVAIKELERLRDINPASAEYPVSRTYLDYLITIPWNKKTTDNLDILQAAKILNEDHYGLEKVKERILEFLAVHKLKEKLKGPILCFCGPPGTGKTSLGKSIARALGRKFVRISLGGIRDEAEIRGHRRTYVGALPGRIMQEICRAGYSNPVFMLDEIDKVGADFRGDPASALLEVLDPEQNSNFVDHYLDVSFDLSRVLFITTANILDTVHTALRDRMEVIYLPGYSEEEKLKIAQQFLIPKQVKENGLENHPIVFKDQAICKIIREYTREAGLRNLEREIASICRKVAKEIAAGEQITKEVTPESAEKFLGPRKFFYQVTDEEDRIGVVTGLAWTETGGDIIFVEASRMKGEKELTLTGQLGDVMQESAIAALSYVRSNAKRIGIDENFYDNSEIHIHIPAGAIPKDGPSAGITICMALISLLTGRYARREVALSGEITLTGTVLPVGGVKEKVLAAIRAGVTVIMLPLKNKEDFEEIDKEIRDKIRCVYIQKVDDAIGTVLIPK, encoded by the coding sequence ATGGAAAAAGCAACATTTTCTTTTTATAAACGGGGGGATATCACGCTTCCGGAAACTCTTACTATCATCCCTCTGAAAGGCGACGTACTCTTCCCGCATTTGGTTCTTCCCCTGTCCTTAACCGGAGAAGAATTGGTAAAGATCGTAAACGAATCCCTTTCTAAAAATGAGCTTATTGGTTTTATAACACTGAGGTACCATGGTAATGCGCCAAAACCCAATGACCTTTATGATATGGGAACAGCTGCAAAGGTTGTTCGGGTATTAGAGTCTGGTCCGGATAGCGTTACTACCCTTATAGAAGGCATAGTACGGATTAAGGTTATCGAGTATATACAAACAGAACCGTATTACAGGGCGCGTGTGGAAGAGATTCGTGAATTTACTGAGAGGTCTGAAACGGTCGATGTACTCATGCAGAGTATAAAAACGCTTTTCAAATTGAGCACCATGCTGGGAAAAACCTTACCGAAAGATATTATTTCCAAAATCGATGATATTTATAATCCCTCTGTATTGGCAGACCTGGTAGCCATCTACCTGGAATTGCCCGTTGACGAAAAGCAAAAACTGCTGGAGATAACCGATCCCCAGAAACGGCTGAGGATCGTATTCCATTACCTGAACAAGGAAATACATCTCAAAGGAGTTCGGGGAAAGATTGATGAAGAAGTTGCCAAAGAAATGTCAAAGATAGAGCGGGAATACTTCTTAAGGGAGCAGCTCAAGGCTATCCAAAAGGAGCTAGGGCAGGAAGACCCCCGCAGGGAAGAAATCAATAAATTTGAGGAAAAGATTAAAGAGGCAAAGATGCCCGGGGAGGTAGAAGAAGTGGCCATTAAGGAATTGGAAAGATTAAGGGATATTAATCCTGCATCGGCTGAGTATCCGGTTTCCCGAACATATCTGGATTATCTCATTACTATTCCCTGGAACAAAAAGACCACTGATAATCTGGACATCCTTCAGGCAGCAAAAATTCTCAATGAAGACCATTATGGCCTTGAAAAGGTAAAAGAACGCATTCTGGAATTCCTGGCGGTACATAAATTAAAGGAAAAGCTCAAAGGTCCCATCCTCTGTTTTTGTGGCCCTCCGGGAACAGGAAAGACATCGCTCGGGAAATCGATTGCGCGCGCCCTTGGCCGGAAGTTTGTCAGAATATCTTTGGGAGGTATCCGTGATGAAGCTGAGATCCGGGGGCACAGGCGTACCTATGTGGGCGCGCTCCCCGGAAGGATCATGCAGGAAATCTGCCGTGCGGGATACAGCAATCCCGTATTTATGCTTGATGAGATTGATAAAGTTGGCGCAGATTTCAGGGGAGATCCTGCCTCCGCTTTATTGGAAGTATTGGATCCTGAACAAAACTCTAATTTTGTAGATCACTACCTGGATGTTTCTTTTGATCTCTCCCGTGTATTGTTTATCACGACGGCCAATATTCTTGACACGGTTCATACTGCATTAAGAGACAGGATGGAAGTTATCTATCTGCCCGGATACAGCGAAGAAGAGAAGTTAAAAATAGCGCAACAATTCCTTATTCCAAAGCAAGTGAAAGAAAACGGATTAGAAAATCATCCCATCGTATTCAAAGACCAGGCCATTTGTAAGATTATCCGTGAGTATACGAGGGAAGCAGGACTGAGAAACCTTGAACGGGAAATTGCCTCAATCTGCCGGAAAGTTGCCAAAGAGATCGCTGCCGGAGAACAGATCACAAAGGAGGTAACTCCGGAAAGCGCAGAAAAATTCCTCGGACCAAGGAAGTTTTTCTATCAGGTAACGGATGAAGAAGACAGGATCGGGGTAGTTACTGGCCTGGCCTGGACGGAAACAGGCGGGGATATTATTTTCGTAGAGGCATCCCGAATGAAGGGGGAAAAAGAATTGACCCTTACCGGACAATTGGGTGATGTCATGCAGGAGTCAGCTATCGCTGCACTCAGTTATGTGCGGAGTAATGCAAAACGAATTGGTATTGATGAGAATTTCTACGATAATTCTGAAATCCACATCCATATCCCCGCTGGCGCCATACCGAAAGATGGCCCTTCTGCCGGTATCACCATATGCATGGCGCTTATCTCACTTCTTACCGGCAGATATGCAAGGAGAGAAGTAGCACTCTCAGGAGAAATTACCCTGACAGGGACTGTTTTACCGGTGGGCGGAGTAAAGGAAAAGGTACTCGCAGCAATAAGGGCAGGGGTTACGGTGATTATGCTCCCCTTAAAGAATAAGGAAGATTTTGAAGAAATCGATAAGGAAATACGCGATAAAATACGATGTGTTTACATTCAAAAGGTTGATGATGCCATAGGCACTGTACTGATTCCGAAGTAA
- a CDS encoding two-component response regulator produces the protein MNKPKILVADDIKQNVKLLRVILTAFEYDVIEAYDGEEALEKAKTENPDLILLDVMMPKLTGYEVCHKLREDRKTKNIPIIMITALHETDDRIQGIEAGADDFISKPFNKAELLARVKSLLRMRHITPPRDEMPVLDSILSDLTEGVIVADKQWKIKNINPKAQELLNIHEADMKDKDLAAYLSNKNLSIPLDTVMGAGEKITDFQILPPGIQNASHVNVRMTKIFDEHANVISITLVLRKENNHTI, from the coding sequence ATGAATAAGCCTAAGATATTAGTAGCAGATGACATTAAACAAAATGTGAAGTTATTACGGGTGATTTTGACCGCATTCGAATATGATGTGATCGAGGCATACGACGGCGAGGAGGCATTGGAAAAAGCAAAAACAGAAAATCCGGACTTAATACTGCTGGATGTTATGATGCCAAAGCTTACAGGGTATGAAGTATGCCATAAATTGCGCGAAGACAGGAAGACAAAAAATATACCAATCATAATGATTACAGCCCTGCATGAAACGGATGACAGGATACAAGGGATTGAGGCAGGAGCTGATGATTTTATCAGCAAACCGTTCAACAAAGCAGAATTACTTGCCAGAGTAAAGTCACTGTTACGGATGAGACATATAACTCCCCCACGTGATGAAATGCCGGTATTGGACTCCATTCTATCCGATCTGACAGAAGGGGTAATCGTTGCAGACAAACAGTGGAAAATTAAGAATATCAATCCGAAGGCTCAAGAGCTTTTGAATATCCATGAGGCGGATATGAAAGACAAGGACCTAGCAGCATATTTATCCAATAAGAACTTGTCGATACCTCTTGATACGGTCATGGGTGCAGGAGAAAAAATAACTGATTTTCAAATATTGCCTCCGGGCATTCAAAACGCTTCGCATGTAAACGTTAGAATGACAAAGATATTTGATGAACATGCAAATGTCATCAGTATCACCTTAGTCTTAAGGAAAGAAAATAATCATACTATCTGA
- a CDS encoding two-component sensor kinase has translation MKIRHKLVILLAVLLVMLNGAIAFLIYKRTHREFINEFRERAKMLAVELEVTRNYLASALKMSEVEINEQTKHFIPAVATNAISKKFAERTGYLIKQTSLRFRKKENRPDTFEEKILREMEDNPRLLEYWADDVMDGKSVERYVYALPVKEECLLCHGPKEQAPEFIQENYDTGYDYKVGETRGAISVIVPKEIAEQRFAAELIFFITIASTSVLLIVAIIFLTTKKFMEPIERLTSTVTFITKTGNPSAQVAISSKDEVGQLAMAFNDMSTRLQSSYAMLEQRIAEKTAHLQKANIELERANKLKSEFLANMSHELRTPLNAIIGFAEVLRDKIVGELNEEQTEFIKDIHSSGQHLLQMINDILDLSKIEAGKMVLQYEVFLIPEAISDVDTVLKGLAGKKKLQMKTIIQPEVNAIEADRVKFKQILYNLLSNAIKFTPQNGCVTTDVRIVDNELQVSVTDTGIGMRPEEKEKVFKEFWQADSSFSRKYEGTGLGLALTKRIVGMHGGTIWFESEYGKGSTFSFSLPLKAQHKLPKPKETEVKPRHGEQRKEKSAKTILVVEDDRMAADLLTMHLENAGYRVIVAIDGEDAIKKVKECRPFLITLDVMLPKIDGWDVLSQLKNSQDTAHIPVIIVSIVDNKELGYSLGAAEYLIKPIDRKRLLHTVRACLSAEKDKDRPMKILVVDDDEKAVKYLSALLEDAGFDVIKAYSGNAGINLAINSNPDLIILDLIMPDISGFDVVEKLRTHPTARGIPIIICSAKDVTPEDKNILNGNILAIVQKGNHTKEDLLSAVKKIEQSHAKKNDP, from the coding sequence ATGAAGATCAGACACAAACTTGTTATCCTCCTGGCCGTATTGCTCGTTATGTTGAACGGTGCAATTGCTTTTCTCATTTATAAACGGACGCATCGTGAATTTATTAATGAATTCAGGGAAAGGGCTAAGATGCTTGCTGTTGAACTGGAAGTTACCAGGAATTATCTTGCTTCCGCTTTGAAGATGTCGGAAGTCGAAATCAATGAACAAACAAAACATTTCATTCCTGCTGTTGCGACTAATGCTATTAGTAAGAAATTTGCCGAAAGAACAGGTTATCTCATCAAGCAAACAAGCCTGAGGTTCCGGAAGAAAGAGAATAGGCCAGACACCTTTGAGGAGAAAATCCTCCGGGAAATGGAGGATAACCCCAGGCTTTTAGAATACTGGGCAGATGATGTCATGGATGGGAAAAGTGTTGAACGTTACGTGTATGCCTTGCCGGTAAAAGAGGAATGTTTGCTTTGCCATGGACCAAAAGAACAAGCGCCGGAGTTTATACAAGAAAATTATGATACAGGGTATGATTATAAAGTCGGAGAAACAAGGGGAGCAATTAGTGTTATTGTCCCCAAGGAAATTGCCGAGCAACGTTTTGCGGCCGAGCTTATCTTTTTTATTACTATTGCGTCTACCAGTGTCTTATTGATCGTTGCTATTATCTTTCTGACGACGAAAAAATTCATGGAACCGATTGAGAGGTTGACATCAACGGTTACCTTTATTACAAAAACAGGCAATCCCTCAGCGCAGGTAGCTATATCATCCAAAGACGAAGTCGGACAACTCGCCATGGCATTTAATGACATGTCTACCAGGCTGCAATCTTCCTATGCAATGCTGGAACAAAGGATTGCCGAAAAGACAGCCCATTTACAAAAAGCCAATATAGAATTGGAACGGGCTAATAAATTAAAATCAGAGTTTCTGGCTAATATGTCTCATGAACTCCGCACCCCCCTGAATGCCATAATCGGTTTTGCAGAGGTATTGCGGGATAAGATAGTCGGAGAACTCAATGAAGAACAGACGGAATTCATCAAAGATATCCATAGCAGCGGCCAACATCTCTTGCAAATGATTAATGACATACTGGATCTATCCAAGATCGAGGCAGGTAAAATGGTGCTTCAATACGAGGTTTTTCTGATACCTGAAGCAATCAGCGATGTAGATACGGTCTTAAAAGGGCTTGCGGGTAAAAAGAAACTTCAGATGAAGACTATCATACAGCCGGAGGTAAATGCTATAGAAGCCGACCGGGTAAAATTTAAACAAATCTTGTATAATCTCTTATCGAATGCTATAAAGTTTACACCGCAAAACGGCTGTGTAACGACAGATGTTCGCATAGTAGACAACGAGTTGCAGGTTTCAGTGACAGACACAGGAATTGGAATGAGGCCTGAAGAGAAGGAAAAAGTATTTAAAGAATTCTGGCAGGCCGACAGCTCTTTTTCGCGAAAATACGAAGGAACCGGATTGGGGTTAGCCTTAACCAAAAGGATTGTAGGCATGCATGGGGGAACTATCTGGTTTGAGAGCGAATACGGAAAGGGAAGTACGTTTTCTTTCTCATTACCCCTGAAAGCGCAACACAAACTACCCAAACCAAAAGAGACTGAGGTAAAACCGCGACATGGAGAGCAACGCAAAGAAAAATCGGCAAAGACGATTTTAGTCGTTGAAGATGACCGTATGGCCGCAGACCTTCTTACCATGCATTTGGAGAATGCAGGCTATCGGGTAATTGTTGCTATCGACGGTGAAGATGCTATCAAAAAGGTGAAAGAGTGCCGTCCGTTTTTAATTACCCTCGATGTTATGTTGCCAAAAATAGATGGATGGGATGTCCTTTCCCAGTTAAAGAATTCTCAGGATACGGCGCATATTCCGGTAATTATTGTGTCGATTGTAGATAACAAAGAACTGGGATATAGCCTCGGCGCTGCTGAATATTTAATAAAACCTATCGATAGGAAGAGGCTCCTTCATACGGTACGTGCCTGCCTGTCGGCTGAAAAGGACAAGGACAGACCCATGAAAATATTAGTTGTAGATGATGATGAAAAGGCGGTTAAATACCTGAGTGCCCTTCTCGAAGACGCAGGCTTCGATGTAATTAAGGCATATAGCGGTAATGCAGGAATCAATCTCGCAATAAATAGCAACCCGGATCTTATTATCCTCGACTTAATAATGCCTGATATCAGCGGTTTTGATGTAGTTGAGAAATTAAGGACTCATCCAACGGCCAGGGGAATTCCTATTATTATTTGTTCTGCAAAAGATGTCACTCCGGAAGATAAAAATATATTAAATGGCAATATTTTAGCCATTGTGCAAAAGGGAAACCATACCAAGGAAGACCTTCTTTCGGCAGTTAAGAAGATAGAACAATCACATGCCAAAAAGAATGATCCTTGA